From a single Prosthecobacter sp. genomic region:
- a CDS encoding SAM-dependent methyltransferase: MTDTHENQPPKAACAWLVRLPEIFEGIAADVLQRFGAISSTRLGQDYYLIKTATPEAIQRSEVAKFARWNLPMDHTWPCNAQKMDGFIEKAAQTLIKKFGERKPQGIFIGTLHPTSPDKYYKGLASNLRGRVLQLFPKLAAGAVEEQDATAETLFCLVGKEGLFCGMQSPRASNGLYAGGSKYIDQDAPDTISRAGAKIAEALHYLLLHRPPLKEGSHWLELGACPGGMTSELLARGQRVTAIDRAPLDKRLDGRPGLKFVLADVAEFQPRAGTTYDALLCDMNGPPEESIEQVIRLSRSLKKGGLVVFTLKVPRIENVEEPCELFRLIASMSKAAGLSLLAQTHLTYNRHEFTLFLEKPRD, from the coding sequence ATGACAGACACCCACGAGAACCAGCCTCCCAAAGCCGCCTGTGCGTGGCTGGTGCGCCTGCCGGAGATTTTTGAAGGGATCGCTGCCGATGTTTTGCAGCGGTTCGGCGCGATTTCGAGCACCCGCCTGGGTCAGGACTATTATTTGATCAAGACAGCGACGCCGGAGGCGATTCAGAGGTCGGAGGTGGCGAAATTTGCGCGGTGGAATCTGCCGATGGACCACACCTGGCCGTGCAATGCGCAGAAGATGGACGGCTTCATCGAGAAGGCGGCGCAGACGCTCATCAAGAAGTTCGGCGAGAGGAAGCCGCAGGGGATTTTCATTGGCACGCTGCATCCGACGTCGCCGGACAAGTATTACAAGGGCCTCGCTTCGAACCTGCGCGGGCGGGTGCTGCAATTGTTCCCGAAACTGGCCGCCGGCGCGGTGGAGGAGCAGGATGCGACGGCGGAGACGCTGTTTTGCCTCGTGGGCAAAGAGGGTTTGTTTTGCGGGATGCAGAGTCCGCGTGCTTCGAACGGCCTGTATGCCGGTGGCAGCAAGTACATCGACCAAGATGCGCCGGACACGATCAGCCGTGCGGGTGCGAAGATCGCCGAGGCACTGCATTACCTGCTGCTGCACCGGCCGCCGCTGAAGGAGGGCAGTCATTGGCTCGAACTGGGAGCCTGTCCGGGAGGAATGACGTCGGAACTGCTCGCACGCGGCCAGCGCGTGACAGCGATTGATCGTGCGCCACTGGACAAACGTCTCGATGGCCGGCCTGGGTTGAAGTTTGTGCTTGCTGATGTGGCCGAATTTCAACCACGCGCTGGAACGACGTATGATGCGCTGCTGTGCGACATGAACGGTCCGCCGGAGGAATCCATCGAGCAGGTGATCCGCCTCTCACGCTCTTTGAAGAAAGGCGGGCTGGTGGTTTTCACGCTCAAAGTGCCGCGCATCGAGAATGTGGAGGAACCGTGCGAGTTGTTCCGGCTGATCGCCTCGATGTCCAAGGCTGCGGGGTTGAGCCTGTTGGCGCAAACGCACCTGACTTACAACCGGCATGAGTTCACTCTATTTCTGGAGAAGCCTCGGGATTGA
- a CDS encoding cupin domain-containing protein translates to MFPYIALAEDKPWQPGPYEGVELKILHKNESTGGVVVLRKFHAGKTIPAHTHPVANEWAWILSGEWEESDIAYTPGTLFFAPKGVQHGPHVAKTEVVSLTMFDGPLTIA, encoded by the coding sequence ATGTTCCCTTACATCGCACTCGCTGAAGACAAACCGTGGCAGCCGGGGCCATATGAAGGCGTCGAGCTGAAGATCCTGCACAAGAACGAATCGACCGGTGGCGTGGTGGTGCTGCGGAAGTTTCACGCAGGCAAAACCATCCCGGCTCACACGCATCCTGTGGCCAATGAATGGGCCTGGATCCTCTCCGGCGAATGGGAGGAAAGCGACATCGCTTACACTCCAGGCACCTTGTTCTTCGCCCCGAAAGGCGTGCAGCACGGACCACATGTGGCGAAGACAGAAGTCGTCAGCCTGACGATGTTCGACGGGCCGCTGACGATAGCGTGA
- a CDS encoding DUF2934 domain-containing protein — protein MITLHAPVLTTPCESSSLGSYPSDKEIALLAFEHWKLEGCSHLRPEHWLNAEKELMEAYAAQGGAFAPADSDRLEEFWEKETETISGFAHSNELNLTTKGWP, from the coding sequence ATGATCACCCTGCATGCCCCAGTGCTCACCACGCCGTGCGAATCATCCAGCCTTGGCTCATATCCATCCGACAAGGAAATCGCCCTCCTCGCCTTTGAACATTGGAAGCTGGAGGGCTGCTCACATTTGCGCCCGGAACACTGGCTCAATGCCGAAAAGGAGCTGATGGAGGCTTATGCGGCGCAGGGAGGGGCTTTTGCTCCGGCGGATTCTGACAGGCTGGAGGAATTCTGGGAGAAGGAGACAGAAACGATCTCCGGTTTTGCCCACAGCAATGAACTCAATCTCACAACGAAAGGATGGCCATGA
- a CDS encoding translation initiation factor has protein sequence MNPNADPDSPQRLWKMGRVVLQRETAHRGGKTVIVIKDFATHLPVSVIETIAKRVRAACGCGGTVRDKRIEIQGDQAAKVRAVLEAEGFEVRGVK, from the coding sequence ATGAATCCGAACGCCGATCCTGATTCCCCGCAGCGACTCTGGAAAATGGGGCGCGTCGTCCTCCAGCGCGAGACTGCGCATCGCGGCGGCAAAACAGTCATCGTCATCAAGGACTTCGCCACGCACCTGCCGGTGTCTGTCATCGAAACCATCGCCAAACGCGTCCGCGCTGCCTGCGGTTGTGGCGGCACGGTGAGGGACAAACGCATCGAGATTCAAGGCGATCAGGCCGCCAAGGTGCGTGCTGTGCTCGAGGCGGAAGGTTTTGAAGTGCGCGGTGTGAAGTGA
- a CDS encoding class I SAM-dependent methyltransferase, translating to MNVPTSPSPEQRFSDRVENYVRYRPRYPQEITTMLQRESGLTPQSVIADIGSGTGISAELFLRAGCTVHAVEPNREMREAAERLLSHHGGFHSVNGSAQATTLPDHSVDLIVAAQAFHWFNTPETRVEFTRILKPAGQVALIWNERKLDATPFLRAYEQLLLTFATDYTKVRHENTDAGELRCFFIGPYATHAFANEQHFDFEGLKGRLLSSSYAPAEGQSRHDEMIVELRHIFDAHQTSGQVCFEYDTRLHVGR from the coding sequence ATGAATGTCCCCACCTCACCGTCTCCCGAACAGCGTTTCTCGGATCGTGTGGAGAATTACGTGCGCTACCGTCCGCGCTACCCGCAGGAAATCACCACGATGTTGCAACGCGAGTCCGGACTCACTCCGCAGTCAGTCATCGCCGACATCGGCTCTGGCACCGGCATTTCAGCGGAGTTGTTTTTGCGCGCTGGCTGCACCGTGCATGCCGTGGAGCCGAATCGCGAGATGCGCGAGGCCGCTGAGCGTCTTCTCAGCCATCATGGCGGTTTTCACAGCGTGAACGGCAGTGCGCAGGCAACAACACTGCCGGACCACAGCGTTGATCTCATTGTTGCCGCGCAGGCGTTTCATTGGTTCAACACGCCCGAGACTCGCGTCGAGTTCACCCGCATTTTGAAGCCCGCCGGGCAAGTGGCGCTCATCTGGAACGAACGCAAGCTCGACGCCACTCCGTTCCTGCGTGCCTACGAGCAGTTGCTGCTCACTTTCGCGACGGATTACACCAAGGTGCGACATGAAAACACCGACGCTGGCGAATTGAGATGCTTCTTCATCGGCCCGTATGCCACGCATGCGTTTGCCAACGAGCAGCACTTCGACTTTGAGGGACTCAAAGGTCGTCTTCTTTCCAGTTCCTACGCTCCCGCCGAAGGCCAGTCACGCCATGACGAGATGATCGTCGAACTGCGGCACATCTTCGACGCGCATCAGACTTCAGGGCAGGTTTGCTTTGAATATGACACGCGCCTGCATGTGGGCCGCTGA
- a CDS encoding methylated-DNA--[protein]-cysteine S-methyltransferase, which yields MPGACSRHEISTWVRTHQEQEAGGVWPICAEIRGMNDYERVARIIRHLDDHHVEQPGLEELAAHLGLSRFHFHRLFSRWAGVTPKDFLQCLTLEHARERLRQGESVFDAALDVGLSSPGRLHDLCVTLEAATPGEIKGGGEGWTIEAGLAATPFGLCCIGNGPRGVCHLAFVESAERTTVSEAILALWPKAELRWNNVTARRIAAEVFQPGGETHLRALVRGTPFQLRVWRALLRIPPGGMVSYGHLATAIGHQGAARAVGTAVGTNPLAYLIPCHRVIRETGVIGQYRWGHERKRALLAWEAMNG from the coding sequence ATGCCCGGTGCCTGCTCGCGCCATGAGATTTCCACATGGGTTCGCACCCATCAGGAGCAAGAAGCGGGTGGTGTGTGGCCGATTTGCGCAGAAATTCGGGGCATGAATGATTATGAACGTGTGGCCCGCATTATCCGCCACCTGGACGACCACCATGTGGAGCAGCCCGGTCTGGAGGAACTGGCGGCCCACCTCGGCCTGAGCCGTTTTCATTTTCACCGGTTGTTTTCACGCTGGGCGGGAGTCACTCCCAAAGATTTCCTGCAATGCCTGACGCTGGAGCATGCGCGTGAACGGCTGCGGCAGGGGGAAAGCGTGTTCGATGCGGCGCTGGACGTCGGCTTGTCATCCCCGGGCAGGCTGCATGACCTGTGCGTGACATTGGAGGCGGCCACGCCGGGTGAAATCAAGGGCGGTGGAGAAGGGTGGACGATTGAGGCGGGTTTGGCGGCGACTCCGTTCGGCCTGTGTTGCATCGGAAACGGGCCGCGAGGAGTTTGTCATCTGGCATTTGTCGAAAGCGCGGAGAGAACGACAGTGAGCGAGGCCATTCTGGCTTTATGGCCGAAAGCGGAACTGCGCTGGAACAACGTGACGGCCCGACGGATCGCCGCTGAGGTGTTCCAACCAGGAGGGGAAACGCATCTGCGGGCACTGGTGCGTGGAACACCGTTTCAACTGCGTGTCTGGCGTGCGCTGCTGCGCATTCCGCCGGGCGGGATGGTCAGTTACGGACATCTGGCGACGGCGATTGGACATCAGGGGGCGGCCCGGGCTGTTGGAACGGCGGTGGGCACAAATCCGCTGGCCTATTTGATCCCGTGCCATCGCGTGATCCGGGAAACCGGTGTGATCGGGCAGTATCGCTGGGGGCACGAGCGGAAACGGGCACTGCTGGCGTGGGAAGCGATGAATGGCTAA
- a CDS encoding nucleoid-associated protein, with product MSVKLRLNTATVTNVVLAKVGNPQREEPLQTSREVFKVAEEDQENLTALFIKPFKACIAHRFTHHASLAQHEVNNCAKAIFADNDNLLAKGIEIAQRLYAKSNHPNIKAGDLCIAMLKEVHIEGELVNGLCILKSDSVVPFLTITPRNGDLQLSTEHGINPDKIDKGCLILDHWAEKGYYVLTFDRSGSDSRFWVREFLGVEAVPDAAFLTNAYAKMAVSFLEEQKSTDDDTPPWETANAAKDALDYFEDREKFELQEFERDVLKDPETIAQFGEHRARIEEEQGQSLETSFEISKKDLTKARKRIAAVLRLDTGVEIHIKPGSSDTDPQIERGYDDKKGMKFVKVYYNKDISAN from the coding sequence ATGTCCGTCAAGCTCCGCCTCAACACCGCCACCGTTACCAACGTCGTCCTCGCCAAGGTCGGCAATCCTCAGCGCGAAGAGCCGCTGCAAACCTCCCGCGAAGTCTTCAAGGTCGCCGAGGAAGACCAGGAGAACCTCACCGCGCTCTTCATTAAGCCCTTCAAAGCCTGCATCGCCCATCGTTTCACGCATCACGCCTCGCTGGCTCAGCACGAGGTGAACAACTGCGCCAAAGCCATCTTTGCCGACAATGACAATCTCCTCGCCAAAGGCATCGAGATCGCCCAGCGCCTCTACGCCAAGTCCAATCACCCCAACATCAAGGCGGGCGACCTCTGCATCGCCATGCTCAAGGAAGTTCATATCGAGGGCGAACTGGTGAATGGCCTCTGCATCTTGAAAAGCGACAGCGTGGTGCCCTTCCTCACCATCACGCCGCGCAACGGCGACCTCCAGCTCAGCACCGAGCACGGCATCAATCCCGACAAGATCGACAAAGGCTGCCTCATCCTCGATCACTGGGCCGAAAAAGGCTACTACGTCCTCACCTTCGACCGCAGCGGCAGCGATTCACGCTTCTGGGTCCGCGAATTCCTCGGCGTGGAGGCCGTGCCCGACGCCGCCTTCCTCACCAACGCCTACGCGAAGATGGCCGTCTCCTTCCTCGAAGAACAAAAGTCCACCGATGACGACACGCCGCCCTGGGAAACCGCGAACGCCGCCAAAGACGCGCTCGACTACTTCGAAGACCGTGAAAAATTCGAGCTGCAGGAGTTTGAGCGTGATGTGCTCAAAGATCCCGAAACCATCGCCCAATTCGGCGAGCACCGCGCCCGCATCGAAGAAGAGCAAGGCCAGTCCTTGGAGACCAGCTTCGAGATTTCCAAGAAAGACCTCACCAAGGCCAGAAAACGCATCGCCGCCGTCCTCCGCCTCGACACCGGCGTCGAAATCCACATCAAGCCCGGCAGCAGCGACACCGATCCCCAGATCGAACGCGGCTACGATGACAAGAAGGGCATGAAGTTCGTGAAGGTCTATTACAACAAGGACATCAGCGCGAACTGA
- a CDS encoding YHS domain-containing protein: MKSLLTILALSFAAGIAGADPVNKCCPVTGKPIIPNCKTTYEGKEVGFCSGKCFKEFKADPKKYAGKIK; this comes from the coding sequence ATGAAATCATTGCTTACCATCCTCGCCCTCAGTTTCGCCGCCGGGATCGCTGGAGCCGATCCCGTCAACAAGTGCTGCCCGGTCACCGGCAAGCCAATCATTCCGAACTGCAAGACCACCTACGAAGGCAAGGAAGTGGGCTTCTGCAGTGGCAAGTGCTTCAAAGAATTCAAAGCCGATCCAAAAAAATACGCGGGCAAGATCAAGTAA
- a CDS encoding PAS domain S-box protein, giving the protein MSAPDKKTSKKRHKKSAAATPTLKRQLQSKLRSQNKALQHIRNQLELRNEALLRAQTEIEEGLQSYAALYDLAPLGYMTLDTRGRIMQINITGSILLGYARPEAARQPFSQFLNDKDDRALFQKHLESCQSSGSNVITDLHLACHGMQTVRQVQIISIPKGSEKARRFLTAIIDLTERKQAEKAVRESEERLAGIVASAMDAIITVDAGQRILLFNKAAERMFHCPAEKAVGTDIGLFIPQQFRQRHEQHIKRFGRTGETSRAMGSLGAISGRRADGEEFPIEASISKTEIAGHQLFTVILRDITDRIRAKEALAASEQRFRVIMDCAPVLVWVSDTTKLCTWFNKPWLEFVGRTMELELGNGWAENVHPDDLDRCLTIYTTAFDARVPFEMSYRLRRHDGEYRWLLDKGIPLHGSAQEFTGYIGSCVDITDRKIAEAAVRAKEAQLWLITQNTPVMLTQCSRNLTYTFANRACANMLRLEPEEIIGRPIIEVLGSAAFELIRPHIEQVLQGRRVEYEAEIPYPQSGRRTVHVVYVPDTDALGGVTGWLASITDITERRMIENELQRERAFLRQVIDATPSMIFVKDREGRFLLGNEALARSCGTTVENLTGKTDASFHRTPEQIAHFQKIDHEIMSSGKALRTPEEEITQADGQVRWFSTGKVPLFNDDGTCDKVLGVATDITERRQALQRLEHAKAELEQRVAERTSELLAQMDERTRLENALLDISEQEQRRLGQDLHDGLCQSLSGLAFMARSLMKTLEERNLAEPTAKAARLADLIHQSVEQARGIARGLHPVVMDAEGLVSALRELAAQSNGEVSCRLRCERMVPIADNMTALHLYRIAQEAVANALKHARARTITLSLRLWQNLLTLSVADDGHGLADPVQTGNGMGLRLMRYRADVIGGNFSIQRRKLRGTRMTCSLRMPDADPYQPQTLAREQGKR; this is encoded by the coding sequence ATGTCAGCCCCCGACAAGAAGACATCGAAGAAACGGCACAAAAAATCCGCAGCCGCCACACCGACTCTGAAACGCCAGTTGCAGTCGAAATTGCGTTCGCAAAACAAGGCATTGCAGCATATCCGCAACCAGCTTGAGCTGCGAAACGAGGCGTTGCTGCGCGCCCAGACAGAAATTGAGGAGGGTCTCCAAAGCTACGCCGCGCTCTATGATCTGGCCCCCCTCGGCTACATGACCCTGGACACGCGGGGACGGATCATGCAGATCAACATCACGGGCAGCATCCTTCTGGGCTATGCCCGCCCGGAGGCTGCTCGCCAGCCATTTTCGCAGTTCCTGAATGACAAGGACGATCGTGCCTTGTTTCAGAAACATCTCGAGTCCTGCCAATCTTCCGGTTCCAACGTGATCACGGACCTGCACCTTGCCTGTCACGGCATGCAGACCGTCAGACAGGTGCAGATCATCTCCATCCCAAAAGGCTCTGAGAAGGCGCGGCGTTTTCTCACGGCGATCATTGATCTCACCGAGCGCAAGCAGGCGGAGAAGGCCGTGCGCGAAAGCGAGGAACGGCTGGCGGGCATCGTCGCCTCCGCGATGGATGCCATCATCACTGTAGATGCCGGTCAGCGCATCCTGCTGTTCAACAAGGCGGCGGAAAGGATGTTTCACTGCCCGGCGGAGAAGGCGGTCGGCACCGACATCGGACTCTTCATCCCGCAACAATTCCGCCAGCGGCATGAGCAGCACATCAAGCGCTTCGGCCGGACGGGTGAAACCAGCCGTGCGATGGGCAGCCTGGGCGCGATCAGCGGCCGGCGTGCCGATGGCGAGGAGTTTCCCATCGAAGCGTCCATTTCTAAAACCGAGATCGCAGGCCACCAGCTCTTCACTGTCATTCTGCGGGACATCACCGATCGGATCCGCGCCAAGGAGGCGCTGGCGGCGAGTGAGCAACGTTTCCGCGTGATCATGGACTGTGCGCCGGTGCTGGTCTGGGTGAGTGACACGACAAAGCTCTGCACGTGGTTTAACAAGCCCTGGCTGGAGTTTGTGGGCCGGACGATGGAGCTGGAACTCGGCAACGGCTGGGCTGAGAACGTGCATCCCGATGATCTGGACCGCTGCCTCACGATCTATACGACCGCCTTCGATGCACGTGTGCCTTTCGAGATGTCCTACCGGCTGCGCCGTCACGATGGCGAGTACCGCTGGTTGCTCGACAAAGGCATCCCTCTCCATGGTTCTGCGCAGGAATTCACCGGCTATATCGGCAGTTGCGTGGACATCACCGACCGCAAGATCGCCGAGGCGGCTGTGCGGGCCAAGGAGGCGCAACTGTGGCTGATCACGCAGAACACCCCCGTGATGCTGACCCAGTGCAGCCGCAACCTGACCTACACGTTCGCCAACCGCGCCTGCGCTAACATGCTCCGCCTGGAACCCGAGGAGATCATTGGCAGGCCAATCATTGAAGTGCTCGGCAGCGCGGCGTTCGAGCTCATCCGACCGCACATCGAGCAGGTGCTGCAGGGAAGACGTGTTGAATACGAGGCGGAGATTCCGTATCCGCAGTCTGGCCGACGCACCGTGCATGTGGTCTATGTACCTGACACGGATGCACTGGGCGGAGTCACGGGCTGGCTGGCCTCGATCACCGACATCACCGAGCGCCGGATGATCGAGAACGAGCTGCAGCGCGAACGCGCCTTCCTGCGCCAGGTGATCGATGCAACTCCGAGCATGATCTTTGTGAAGGACCGGGAGGGACGTTTCCTCCTGGGCAATGAAGCCCTCGCCCGCAGTTGTGGCACCACGGTGGAAAATCTCACGGGCAAGACCGATGCCAGCTTCCACCGCACCCCCGAGCAGATCGCCCACTTTCAGAAAATCGATCATGAAATCATGTCGAGTGGAAAGGCCCTGCGGACTCCCGAAGAGGAGATCACCCAGGCAGACGGGCAGGTGCGCTGGTTCAGTACGGGCAAGGTGCCGTTGTTCAATGATGACGGAACTTGCGACAAGGTGCTGGGTGTGGCCACGGACATCACCGAGCGCAGACAGGCGCTGCAAAGGCTGGAACACGCCAAGGCGGAGCTGGAACAGCGCGTGGCGGAGCGCACCTCCGAACTGCTGGCTCAGATGGATGAGCGGACCAGGCTCGAAAACGCACTGCTCGACATCTCCGAGCAGGAGCAGCGAAGACTCGGCCAGGATTTGCACGACGGCCTTTGCCAGTCGCTCTCTGGTCTCGCATTCATGGCCCGATCACTGATGAAAACACTGGAGGAGCGGAACCTCGCCGAGCCAACCGCCAAAGCGGCGCGTCTGGCGGACTTGATTCATCAATCCGTGGAGCAGGCACGCGGCATTGCCCGAGGACTGCACCCCGTTGTCATGGATGCCGAGGGCCTGGTGTCCGCCCTGCGTGAGCTTGCCGCGCAGAGCAATGGTGAAGTGTCCTGCAGGCTGCGCTGCGAGCGCATGGTTCCCATCGCTGACAACATGACGGCTCTGCACCTGTATCGCATCGCGCAAGAGGCGGTGGCCAATGCCTTGAAGCACGCCAGGGCGCGCACCATCACCCTGAGTCTCAGACTGTGGCAGAACCTGCTTACCTTGAGCGTCGCGGACGACGGCCATGGGCTTGCGGATCCGGTTCAAACAGGCAATGGTATGGGGCTGCGGTTGATGCGGTATCGTGCTGACGTGATCGGGGGGAATTTTTCCATCCAGCGGCGTAAACTCCGGGGAACCCGGATGACGTGCTCTCTGCGCATGCCTGACGCCGACCCATATCAACCACAGACTCTTGCACGGGAGCAGGGAAAACGATGA
- a CDS encoding PEP-CTERM sorting domain-containing protein (PEP-CTERM proteins occur, often in large numbers, in the proteomes of bacteria that also encode an exosortase, a predicted intramembrane cysteine proteinase. The presence of a PEP-CTERM domain at a protein's C-terminus predicts cleavage within the sorting domain, followed by covalent anchoring to some some component of the (usually Gram-negative) cell surface. Many PEP-CTERM proteins exhibit an unusual sequence composition that includes large numbers of potential glycosylation sites. Expression of one such protein has been shown restore the ability of a bacterium to form floc, a type of biofilm.) gives MKTHSSIPRFLCLVLALAWMHGAHASTIFWGSQFNDLLFDSNGQPLDTSYSFEIGSFGSFVPTYQNVDQWEANWKVFDRAFDPDANGWNAAEQFFVGTVNHNLAGGSDSPDANPADVFAQDEVAYLWVYNSKSIVPSSEWALVTDGSNTANIWRFPDPADDSGSYNWDLITADTPIIGGVNDMQGDGTFSVNPGTFSLQTAVVPEPGSAFLLFAAAAAHLTRRARRLTRLTMS, from the coding sequence ATGAAAACACACTCCTCCATCCCAAGGTTCCTCTGCCTCGTGCTAGCGCTGGCCTGGATGCATGGCGCGCATGCCAGCACGATCTTCTGGGGCAGCCAGTTCAACGACCTGCTGTTCGACAGCAACGGCCAGCCGCTGGACACGAGCTATTCCTTCGAAATCGGCTCGTTTGGCAGTTTCGTGCCGACCTATCAAAACGTCGATCAGTGGGAGGCGAACTGGAAGGTGTTTGACCGTGCGTTTGACCCGGATGCGAATGGCTGGAATGCGGCGGAGCAATTTTTCGTGGGCACGGTGAACCACAATCTCGCAGGCGGCTCGGACTCACCTGATGCGAATCCTGCCGATGTTTTTGCCCAAGATGAGGTGGCCTACCTGTGGGTGTACAATTCCAAGAGCATCGTGCCCAGCAGTGAATGGGCGCTGGTGACGGACGGCAGCAACACAGCCAACATCTGGCGCTTCCCCGATCCCGCTGATGACTCGGGCTCTTACAACTGGGATCTTATCACTGCGGACACCCCCATCATCGGCGGAGTGAACGACATGCAGGGCGACGGAACCTTCTCGGTTAATCCAGGGACTTTTAGTCTGCAGACCGCCGTCGTGCCGGAACCCGGCTCTGCCTTCCTGCTGTTCGCAGCCGCAGCTGCGCACCTGACACGCCGAGCCCGACGCCTGACACGCCTGACCATGTCCTGA
- a CDS encoding response regulator transcription factor — MKTIPNQKQLDHAGCQQRLLIVDDHPIFRRGIAMLIEHEPDFVICGEAETAAQAMQLAERLAPDLVITDISLKDVNGIELVKSLKAMYPHLPVLVLSMHDESLYAERALRAGARGYLMKQAPPDQVVTAIRQVLRGELHLSSTANFLMLNAFASGQRDKNTSSIEQLSDRELEIFELLGQGRGTSMIAHDLHVSVKTIEAHRAHIKTKLGLSTAPQLVRAAVEWVTQREAGRRTT; from the coding sequence ATGAAAACCATTCCCAACCAGAAGCAACTGGATCATGCGGGCTGCCAGCAGCGCCTTCTCATCGTCGATGACCATCCCATTTTTCGCAGGGGCATCGCCATGCTCATCGAGCATGAGCCAGATTTTGTCATTTGTGGCGAGGCGGAAACCGCCGCCCAGGCCATGCAACTGGCGGAACGCCTCGCCCCCGACCTCGTGATCACAGACATTTCTTTGAAGGACGTGAATGGCATCGAGTTGGTGAAATCCCTCAAGGCCATGTATCCACACCTGCCAGTGCTGGTGTTGTCCATGCATGACGAATCCCTGTATGCCGAACGCGCCCTGCGTGCCGGAGCACGCGGCTATTTGATGAAACAAGCCCCGCCTGATCAAGTCGTGACCGCCATCAGGCAGGTGCTGCGCGGGGAACTGCACCTCAGCTCCACAGCCAACTTCCTGATGCTGAACGCCTTTGCGTCGGGCCAGCGCGACAAGAACACGAGTTCCATCGAACAACTCAGTGACCGCGAACTGGAAATCTTCGAACTGCTCGGCCAGGGCCGGGGCACCAGCATGATCGCGCACGACCTCCATGTGAGTGTCAAAACCATTGAGGCGCACCGTGCTCACATCAAAACCAAGCTCGGGCTGTCCACCGCCCCCCAGCTTGTGCGCGCCGCGGTCGAGTGGGTGACCCAGCGCGAGGCAGGCCGCAGAACGACCTGA